From the Methanobacterium sp. CWC-01 genome, the window CATCACCCTGATGATCAGTGCCGGTCAGGATCCCACCACCACCTTTAACATTGGAATTGGAGTTTTGGGGGGCCTGGGCGACTGGCTGGCCATTGGATTGGCATTCGGATTCGCCATTATGGCATCAATATATGCCCTGGGTTCCATTTCTGGCTGTCACATAAATCCTGCGGTAACTATTGGTTTATGGGCTGTTAGGAAGTTCCCCAGCAGGGATGTGTTACCCTACATCATAGCGCAACTGATGGGTGCCTCACTGGCCAGTCTGACCTTTGCCATGATTGTGGGTATAGATGCAGTTACCATTGGTGGTTTAGGTGCCACAGCACCCTTCCCTGGTATTGGTTACGGACAGGCCATCCTGGTGGAGGCAATTGGGACTTTCATATTGATGCTGACCATCATGGGAGTCGCTGTAGACCGTAGAGCCACACCTGGATTTGCCGGGATGGCCATAGGATTAACCGTGGCTGGTGTTATCACCACCACGGGTAATATTGCTGGAGCATCCCTCAACCCAGCCAGGACCTTCGGACCCTATCTAGGTGACCTGTTGCTGGGCGGAAATAATCTGTGGAATTACTTCCCCATTTACGTCATCGGGCCAATTGTGGGCGCCGTGGTGGCAGCACTTCTCTACCAGTATCTAACCAGCGAAGATACCAGTATTTAACCAGAAATATAATAAAAAAACTCTTTTATTCTTTTTTTTTAATTTTATTTATTTTCATCCGGCTCTGTCCCGTAATGCAATGGTGGATTAACCACTCGCCCCTTATCATCGATTTTCACACCTTCGTTTTCTAATAAAGCTTTTTTCATATAAAATCCGCCTTGAAAACCTCCAATGTGCCCATCCGAGCGAATAGCTCGATGGCAGGGGACT encodes:
- a CDS encoding MIP/aquaporin family protein, with the translated sequence MASLAKRAIAELVGTFLLVFFGAGAAAITLMISAGQDPTTTFNIGIGVLGGLGDWLAIGLAFGFAIMASIYALGSISGCHINPAVTIGLWAVRKFPSRDVLPYIIAQLMGASLASLTFAMIVGIDAVTIGGLGATAPFPGIGYGQAILVEAIGTFILMLTIMGVAVDRRATPGFAGMAIGLTVAGVITTTGNIAGASLNPARTFGPYLGDLLLGGNNLWNYFPIYVIGPIVGAVVAALLYQYLTSEDTSI